GGCCGGCGCATGAGCCGTCTGGGCGCGAGCTTCTTCTGCTTCCTGCACGACGCGCTCGAGGTCGGCGTCGACGAGTTCTGCGACCGACTGGTGCACCTCGGCGCGACCGGCGTGACGGTGGCCGTGCACTACCACGCGTCCCGCGACGCGCGGCCGCGTACAGCCGGGCGCACGAGCGCCCCGGGCGCCGGCGGTGCCGTGCTCGACCTGCCGCCCGGGGCCTCCTACTTCCCCACGTCACCCGCGGGCTATCCGGAGCAGATGCCGCCGTGGACTCCCGCGCCGTTCGACGAGCGCGACGTGCTCGCCGAGCTGCGCGCCGCCTGCACCGGCCGCGGGCTCGAGCTGCGGGCCTGGACCGTCTTCGGCTTCGACGAGAGGCTGGCTCGCCTCGAGCCGTCGCTCGGTCAGGCCACCGCCTTCGGCGACCGCAGCAGCAGCGACCTGTGCCCCGCGGACCCCGTCGTACGCCGGGGTTTCGTCGCGCTGGCCCGCGACGTCGCGCAGCGGGCGCCCGACGTCCTCGTCGCCGAGTCCCTGCACTACCACGGGCTCCGGCTGAGCAGGAGCTTCTTCCCTCTGGACAGCACGGCCCGCCTCGCGCTCGGCCTCTGCTTCTGCGAGCACTGCACCGCCGCGGCGCAGGCCGCCGGCGTCGACGCGGGAGCCGTGGCGGCCTGGGCCCGGGACGCGGCAGGTCGTGCCTTCGCCGGGCGCGTCGAGGCGAGCGAGCGGGTGCTGGGCCTCGACGACTGCGCCGGCTTCGCGGACGGTGAGCTGGTGCGCTTCCTGCACGTGCGCGCCGGAGTCGTGAGCAGCCTCGCGGCCGAGGTCGCGGAGGCGACGAGGTCGGCGGGCGTGGGTCTGTGCTTCATGGACCAGGCGGCGGCCGACCAGGCCGTCCTCGGGCCGGGCGTGCTCGACGAGGCCTTCCGCGCCGGCGTCGACGTGCCGGCGCTGGGCAGGACCGTCGCCGAGTACCAGGTGCTCGGCTACCGGAGCTCTGCCGACGCGGTGGCCTCCGACCTCGCCGGCTACCGCACCGCGCTGGGCGACGGGCCCGCCATCCGCCTCGCTCTGCGGCCCGAGGCGCCCGACTCGACCAGCGCCGGGGACCTGGCGGCGAAGGTGCGGGCGGCCGTCGAGCACGGCGTGACCGGCGTCGACTTCTACCACTACGGCCTCGTCTCCGACGCCGGGATCGACCGCGCCGCAGAGGCTCTCGCCCGGGCCACCGGCGCGACGTGACGGACGGTCCCGCCTACGACCTCGTCGTCCGCGGCGGGTCGGTCGTCGACGGCTCGGGCGCCGAGCCGCGGCGCGCCGACGTCGCGGTCAGCGGCGGCACGGTAGCGGCCGTCGGTGACCTCAGGGACGCCGCGGCTGCCGTCGAGCTCGACGCGACCGGCACGTACGTGCTGCCAGGCTTCATCGACGCGCACTCCCACGCCGACGCCCTGCTGGCCGACCCCCGTGTGCAGGAGGCCTACCTGTGCCAGGGCGTGACCACGCTGGTGCTGGGCCAGGACGGGCTGGGGTTCGCGCCGACGGACGCGGCAGCGGCCGGCTACGTCTCGCGCTACTTCGCCGCGGTCGACGGCCCGGCCCCCGCCGGCTTCGCGGGCGGCGGGACCGTCGACGTCCTGCTCCGGTCCTACGACGGAGCCGGCGCCCTCAACGCCGCCCTACTGGTCCCAGCCGGTTCGGTGAGGTACGCAGTGGTCGGCCCGGCCGCCCGACCGGCCACCGCGACGGAGGTCGACCGCATGGCCGGCCTGGTCGCCGACGGCCTGGTAGAAGGAGCGGTCGGCGTCTCGACCGGACTGGACTACGTGCCGGGCGTCTTCGCCGACGCCTCCGAGCTCGCCGCGGTCTGCGCCCCCGCCGCAGCGGTCGGCGGCGTCTACGTCAGCCACCTGCGCGGCTACTCCGCGGCCCGCATCGAGCACTCGCTCGCCGAGGCGGCGCAGATCGGGCGGGCCAGTGGCGTGGCCGTGCACGTCTCGCACCTGCACGGCAGGGCTGCAGTCGTCGAGCCCGCGCTCGAGCGCATGGTGCGCGAGGTCGAGCACGGCGTCAGCTTCGACTCCTACCCCTACCTGCGCGGCAGCTCCATCCTCGCGATGCTGCTGCTGCCGCCCGACCTGCAGCAGGGCGGGCTCGAGGCCACGCTCGACCGGCTGGCCGACCCGACCGTGCGGCACCGGCTGCGCTCGGAGGTGCTGCCCGCCAACGGCTACGTCCCCTCGATCCGGCTGTCCTTCCTCCGCGCGCCCGAGCTCGCCTGGGCCGAGGGCATGGGGCTCGAGCAGGCGGCGCGGGCCGCCGCGAGCGACCTCACCGACTTCGTCTGCGACGCGCTGGTCGCCTGCGAGCTGGCCGTCGGGTGCGTCTTCGAGAACGGTCCCGACCGCACGGAGGAGGACCTGCGCCAGCTGCTGCGCTCCCCGCTGCACCTGGCGAGCTCCGACGCGATCTTCCTGGGCAGCGCGCCGCACCCGCGCGGCTGGGGCAGCTTCGCGCGGCTGCTCGCCCGGCACGTGGGCGGGCTCGGCGACTGGACCTGGGGCGCGGCGGCGTGGCACCTGTCGGGCCACGCCGCCGAGCGCTTCCAGCTCGGCCGACGCGGCCGGGTCGAGCCAGGGGCGGTCGCGGACCTGGCGGTGCTCGACCCGGCGGCGGTCACCGACCGCGCGACCTACGAGTCGCCGCGCGAGCCGGCCACGGGCGTGCGCCACGTGCTCGTCGCCGGGGTGCCGGTCGTCGAGCACGGACGGCTCACGGTCGCCCGACCGGGCCGCGGCATCCGCCGCAGCCAGCGCCTGGACCGCTAGGAGGCATTGCTGCGGTCGACGAAGCGGCTGAACCTGCTCTCGGACCCGTCGGAGGTCTTCTCCTGGTAGACGAAGGCGAGCTTGCGGTCC
Above is a window of Motilibacter peucedani DNA encoding:
- a CDS encoding glycoside hydrolase family 10 protein; translated protein: MSRLGASFFCFLHDALEVGVDEFCDRLVHLGATGVTVAVHYHASRDARPRTAGRTSAPGAGGAVLDLPPGASYFPTSPAGYPEQMPPWTPAPFDERDVLAELRAACTGRGLELRAWTVFGFDERLARLEPSLGQATAFGDRSSSDLCPADPVVRRGFVALARDVAQRAPDVLVAESLHYHGLRLSRSFFPLDSTARLALGLCFCEHCTAAAQAAGVDAGAVAAWARDAAGRAFAGRVEASERVLGLDDCAGFADGELVRFLHVRAGVVSSLAAEVAEATRSAGVGLCFMDQAAADQAVLGPGVLDEAFRAGVDVPALGRTVAEYQVLGYRSSADAVASDLAGYRTALGDGPAIRLALRPEAPDSTSAGDLAAKVRAAVEHGVTGVDFYHYGLVSDAGIDRAAEALARATGAT
- a CDS encoding N-acyl-D-amino-acid deacylase family protein, whose amino-acid sequence is MTDGPAYDLVVRGGSVVDGSGAEPRRADVAVSGGTVAAVGDLRDAAAAVELDATGTYVLPGFIDAHSHADALLADPRVQEAYLCQGVTTLVLGQDGLGFAPTDAAAAGYVSRYFAAVDGPAPAGFAGGGTVDVLLRSYDGAGALNAALLVPAGSVRYAVVGPAARPATATEVDRMAGLVADGLVEGAVGVSTGLDYVPGVFADASELAAVCAPAAAVGGVYVSHLRGYSAARIEHSLAEAAQIGRASGVAVHVSHLHGRAAVVEPALERMVREVEHGVSFDSYPYLRGSSILAMLLLPPDLQQGGLEATLDRLADPTVRHRLRSEVLPANGYVPSIRLSFLRAPELAWAEGMGLEQAARAAASDLTDFVCDALVACELAVGCVFENGPDRTEEDLRQLLRSPLHLASSDAIFLGSAPHPRGWGSFARLLARHVGGLGDWTWGAAAWHLSGHAAERFQLGRRGRVEPGAVADLAVLDPAAVTDRATYESPREPATGVRHVLVAGVPVVEHGRLTVARPGRGIRRSQRLDR